In one window of Fictibacillus phosphorivorans DNA:
- a CDS encoding glycerophosphodiester phosphodiesterase: MGADSSVVDAKEKHKDILNVAHRGASGYAPEHTITSYKMGEKMHGDYIEVDLQMTKDGELIAMHDETLDRTTNGTGQVKDYTLEEIKQLDAGSWFNEKYPERAQADYEGLQVPTLKEVFETFGKNANYYIETKSPEVYPGMEQKLLDEVNEYGINKDKLLVQSFSSESLLKMNELDPSVKLVQLLEYTSPAELTDAEVQTIKEYAMGIGPNSDMIDREYVQKAVQNGLEIHPYTVNEKEEMQKLIDWGVTGIFTNFPDLLHEVKKGK; encoded by the coding sequence ATGGGGGCTGATAGTTCAGTGGTTGATGCAAAAGAAAAACATAAAGACATCTTAAATGTTGCGCATCGAGGAGCTTCTGGTTATGCGCCAGAACACACGATCACTTCTTATAAGATGGGTGAAAAAATGCATGGAGATTACATTGAAGTCGATCTTCAGATGACAAAAGATGGCGAGTTGATCGCTATGCACGATGAGACGTTAGACCGTACAACGAATGGAACAGGGCAAGTAAAAGATTATACACTTGAAGAGATCAAACAGCTTGATGCAGGAAGCTGGTTTAATGAGAAATATCCAGAACGTGCACAAGCAGATTATGAAGGCCTTCAAGTACCAACATTGAAAGAAGTATTCGAGACATTTGGTAAGAATGCGAACTATTATATTGAAACAAAATCACCTGAAGTATATCCGGGAATGGAACAAAAGCTTCTTGATGAAGTAAATGAATATGGAATTAATAAAGATAAACTGTTGGTTCAATCGTTCAGCTCTGAAAGTCTTTTAAAGATGAATGAGCTCGATCCGTCCGTGAAACTTGTTCAGCTTTTAGAGTATACAAGTCCTGCTGAGTTAACGGATGCTGAAGTGCAAACCATCAAAGAATATGCGATGGGAATCGGGCCGAACAGCGATATGATCGACCGCGAGTATGTACAAAAAGCGGTGCAGAACGGTCTCGAGATCCATCCGTATACGGTAAACGAAAAAGAAGAGATGCAGAAACTGATCGACTGGGGTGTAACAGGTATTTTCACCAACTTCCCAGATCTGCTTCATGAAGTGAAAAAAGGGAAATAA